A genome region from Mycobacterium florentinum includes the following:
- a CDS encoding HdeD family acid-resistance protein: protein MCHSEAMQPSEVPSMLPHLWKSTLASGVLTLIVGVLVLAWPGISVLAASIAFGVYLLITGVAQAVFAFSLHVSAGSRILLFISGAASLILAVLAFRHFGQGYAVLLLAIWIGIGFIFRGVATTVSAISDPTLPGRGWSIFLGAITLIAGIVVLASPLASIITLAIVVGIWLAVIGVFEVIASFGIRKASKELGAETA from the coding sequence TTGTGCCACAGTGAGGCTATGCAGCCAAGCGAAGTTCCAAGTATGTTGCCGCATTTGTGGAAATCCACGCTGGCATCGGGAGTCCTGACGTTGATCGTCGGTGTCCTGGTGCTGGCGTGGCCGGGAATATCCGTCCTGGCCGCCTCGATCGCCTTCGGCGTCTATCTGCTGATCACGGGTGTCGCGCAGGCTGTATTCGCCTTCAGCCTGCATGTTTCGGCGGGCAGCCGCATCCTGCTGTTCATCAGCGGCGCCGCGTCATTGATCCTGGCCGTACTGGCATTTCGCCATTTCGGCCAGGGGTACGCGGTGCTGTTGCTGGCCATCTGGATCGGCATCGGATTCATCTTTCGTGGTGTGGCCACAACGGTTTCCGCGATCAGCGATCCCACCCTGCCGGGGCGCGGCTGGTCGATTTTCCTCGGCGCGATCACGCTGATCGCCGGCATCGTCGTGCTGGCGTCGCCGCTCGCATCGATCATCACCCTGGCGATCGTCGTCGGCATCTGGCTGGCCGTCATCGGCGTCTTCGAGGTGATCGCGTCATTCGGGATCCGCAAGGCCTCGAAGGAACTTGGCGCCGAGACCGCCTAA
- a CDS encoding Zn-ribbon domain-containing OB-fold protein: MPEVTSKQAAIDGWFATDDAGNPHLIGSKCPECGTYVFPPRENNCPNPACASDRLESVALSTRGMLWSYTENRYPPPAPYPAADPFEPFAIAAVELADEGIIVLGKVVEGTLAADLKVGMEMQLATMTLFTDDDGVERIVHAWRIAS; encoded by the coding sequence GTGCCAGAGGTCACCAGTAAACAAGCCGCGATCGACGGGTGGTTCGCCACCGACGACGCCGGAAATCCCCATCTGATCGGCAGCAAGTGCCCCGAGTGCGGAACGTATGTTTTCCCGCCGCGGGAGAACAACTGCCCGAACCCGGCCTGCGCCAGCGACCGCCTGGAGTCCGTCGCACTGTCGACGCGGGGAATGCTGTGGAGCTACACCGAAAACCGGTACCCCCCGCCCGCGCCCTACCCCGCGGCCGACCCGTTCGAGCCGTTCGCCATCGCCGCAGTGGAGCTGGCCGACGAGGGAATCATCGTGCTGGGCAAGGTGGTCGAGGGCACGCTGGCCGCCGACCTGAAGGTCGGCATGGAGATGCAACTGGCCACGATGACCCTGTTCACCGACGACGACGGCGTCGAGCGCATCGTGCACGCCTGGAGGATCGCATCATGA
- the cydB gene encoding cytochrome d ubiquinol oxidase subunit II, whose product MALQELWFGIIAVLFLGFFILEGFDFGVGMLMEPFGRVGNGDPENHRRAALNTIGPVWDGNEVWLITAGAGMFAAFPGWYASVFSTLYLPLLAILFGMIVRVVAIEWRGKVDDPKWRAVADFAIAAGSWLPAVLWGVAFAILVRGLPVDANGHIHLSIGDVLNAYTLLGGLATAGLFLFYGAVFVALKTSGGIRDDAQRFAKQLSLPVTGLVGVFGLWTQLAHGKTWTWLVLAVAVVALLAAVALVWRRAADGWAFASTALVVAAVVILLFGVLYPDLVPSTLNKQWSLTIYNASSTPYTLKIMTWVTGFFAPLTVVYQAWTYWVFRQRISADRIPPSIGLARRPS is encoded by the coding sequence ATGGCGTTGCAAGAGTTGTGGTTCGGCATCATCGCCGTGCTGTTCCTGGGCTTCTTCATCCTGGAGGGCTTCGACTTCGGGGTGGGCATGCTGATGGAGCCGTTCGGCCGGGTCGGCAACGGCGATCCAGAAAACCACCGGCGCGCCGCGCTGAACACCATTGGCCCGGTGTGGGACGGCAACGAGGTCTGGTTGATCACCGCCGGCGCCGGGATGTTCGCCGCGTTTCCCGGCTGGTATGCGTCGGTGTTCTCGACGCTGTACCTGCCGCTGCTCGCGATCCTGTTCGGCATGATCGTGCGCGTCGTGGCCATCGAATGGCGCGGCAAGGTCGACGACCCAAAGTGGCGTGCCGTGGCCGATTTCGCGATCGCGGCCGGATCGTGGCTGCCCGCGGTGCTGTGGGGGGTGGCGTTCGCCATCCTGGTACGCGGCCTGCCGGTGGACGCCAATGGTCACATTCATCTCTCCATTGGCGACGTGCTCAACGCCTACACGCTGCTGGGCGGCCTGGCCACGGCCGGGCTGTTCTTGTTCTACGGCGCGGTCTTCGTCGCGCTCAAGACGTCGGGCGGGATCCGCGACGATGCGCAGCGGTTCGCCAAGCAGTTGTCGCTGCCCGTCACGGGACTGGTTGGCGTCTTTGGGCTTTGGACGCAGCTCGCGCATGGCAAGACCTGGACCTGGCTGGTGCTGGCGGTGGCGGTCGTCGCGCTGCTTGCCGCGGTCGCATTGGTGTGGCGCCGCGCCGCCGACGGCTGGGCATTCGCGAGCACGGCGCTGGTGGTCGCCGCGGTGGTGATTCTGTTGTTCGGTGTGCTGTATCCGGATTTGGTGCCCTCGACGCTGAACAAGCAGTGGAGCCTGACGATTTACAACGCGTCGTCGACTCCCTACACGCTGAAGATCATGACGTGGGTCACCGGCTTCTTCGCGCCGCTGACGGTCGTGTACCAGGCGTGGACGTATTGGGTGTTCCGGCAACGGATCTCCGCTGACCGGATACCGCCGTCGATCGGGCTGGCAAGGCGTCCGTCCTGA
- the rpsA gene encoding 30S ribosomal protein S1: MPSPAVTSPQVAVNDIGSSEDFLAAIDKTIKYFNDGDIVEGTIVKVDRDEVLLDIGYKTEGVIPARELSIKHDVDPNEVVTVGDEVEALVLTKEDKEGRLILSKKRAQYERAWGTIEALKEKDEAVKGTVIEVVKGGLILDIGLRGFLPASLVEMRRVRDLQPYIGKEIEAKIIELDKNRNNVVLSRRAWLEQTQSEVRSEFLNQLQKGTIRKGVVSSIVNFGAFVDLGGVDGLVHVSELSWKHIDHPSEVVQVGDEVTVEVLDVDMDRERVSLSLKATQEDPWRHFARTHAIGQIVPGKVTKLVPFGAFVRVEEGIEGLVHISELAERHVEVPDQVVAVSDDAMVKVIDIDLERRRISLSLKQANEDYTDEFDPAKYGMADSYDEQGNYIFPEGFDAETNEWMDGFDTQRNEWEARYAEAERRHKMHTAQMEKFAAAEAEAHTSGDHAPGNGAASPKEAGGSLASDAQLAALREKLAGNA; the protein is encoded by the coding sequence ATGCCGAGTCCCGCCGTCACCTCGCCGCAAGTAGCCGTCAACGACATTGGCTCGAGCGAGGATTTTCTCGCCGCAATAGATAAAACGATCAAGTACTTCAACGATGGCGACATCGTCGAAGGCACGATCGTCAAAGTGGACCGGGACGAGGTGCTCCTCGATATCGGCTACAAGACCGAAGGGGTCATCCCCGCCCGCGAACTCTCCATCAAGCACGATGTCGACCCCAACGAGGTCGTTACCGTCGGTGATGAGGTCGAGGCCCTTGTTCTCACCAAGGAGGACAAAGAAGGCCGTCTGATCCTGTCCAAGAAGCGCGCACAGTACGAGCGCGCCTGGGGCACCATCGAGGCGCTCAAGGAGAAGGACGAGGCCGTCAAGGGCACCGTCATCGAGGTCGTCAAGGGCGGCCTGATCCTCGACATCGGGTTGCGTGGCTTCCTGCCCGCATCGCTGGTCGAGATGCGCCGGGTCCGCGATCTGCAGCCGTACATCGGCAAGGAGATCGAAGCCAAGATCATCGAGCTGGACAAGAACCGCAACAACGTGGTGCTGAGCCGCCGCGCCTGGCTGGAGCAGACCCAGTCCGAGGTGCGCAGCGAGTTCCTCAACCAGCTGCAGAAGGGCACCATCCGCAAGGGTGTGGTCTCGTCGATCGTCAACTTCGGCGCGTTCGTCGATCTCGGCGGTGTCGACGGTCTGGTGCACGTTTCCGAGTTGTCGTGGAAGCACATCGATCACCCGTCCGAGGTCGTCCAGGTGGGCGACGAGGTCACCGTCGAGGTGCTCGACGTCGACATGGACCGCGAGCGGGTTTCGTTGTCGCTCAAGGCGACCCAGGAAGACCCGTGGCGCCACTTTGCCCGCACCCACGCGATCGGCCAGATCGTTCCCGGCAAGGTCACCAAGCTGGTGCCGTTCGGCGCGTTCGTGCGTGTCGAGGAGGGCATCGAAGGTCTGGTGCACATCTCGGAGCTGGCCGAGCGCCACGTCGAGGTGCCCGACCAGGTGGTTGCCGTCAGCGACGACGCGATGGTCAAGGTCATCGACATCGACCTGGAGCGTCGCCGAATCTCGTTGTCGCTCAAGCAGGCCAACGAGGACTACACCGACGAGTTCGACCCCGCGAAGTACGGCATGGCCGACAGCTACGACGAGCAGGGCAACTACATCTTCCCCGAGGGCTTCGACGCCGAAACCAACGAGTGGATGGACGGCTTCGACACTCAGCGCAACGAGTGGGAGGCCCGCTACGCCGAGGCCGAGCGCCGGCACAAGATGCACACCGCGCAGATGGAGAAGTTCGCCGCTGCCGAGGCCGAGGCTCACACCAGTGGCGACCACGCGCCGGGCAACGGTGCGGCCTCGCCGAAGGAGGCGGGCGGCTCGCTGGCCAGCGATGCGCAACTCGCCGCGCTGCGTGAAAAGCTCGCCGGCAACGCCTAA
- a CDS encoding ANTAR domain-containing response regulator, with amino-acid sequence MTGPTTDTDAAVPRRVLIAEDEALIRMDLAEMLREEGYDIVGEAGDGQEAVELAERHKPDLVIMDVKMPRRDGIDAASEIASKRIAPIVVLTAFSQRDLVERARDAGAMAYLVKPFTISDLIPAIELAVSRFGEITALEHEVATLSDRLETRKVIERAKGLLQSKQGMTEPEAFKWIQRAAMDRRTTMKRVAEVVLETLGGESDGESG; translated from the coding sequence ATGACAGGCCCCACGACCGACACCGACGCCGCTGTGCCGCGCCGGGTCCTGATCGCGGAAGACGAAGCGCTGATCCGTATGGACTTGGCCGAGATGCTCCGAGAGGAGGGGTATGACATCGTCGGCGAGGCGGGGGACGGCCAGGAAGCCGTCGAGCTGGCCGAGCGCCATAAGCCCGACCTCGTGATCATGGATGTGAAGATGCCGCGCCGTGACGGCATCGACGCGGCGTCGGAGATAGCCAGCAAACGCATCGCGCCGATCGTCGTGCTGACCGCGTTTAGCCAGCGCGACCTCGTCGAGCGGGCGCGCGATGCCGGGGCGATGGCTTACCTGGTGAAGCCGTTCACTATCAGCGACCTGATTCCGGCCATTGAATTGGCCGTCAGCCGATTCGGTGAGATCACCGCGCTGGAACACGAAGTCGCGACGCTGTCCGACCGCCTGGAGACCCGCAAGGTCATCGAACGCGCCAAGGGCCTGCTGCAGTCCAAGCAGGGCATGACGGAGCCCGAGGCGTTCAAGTGGATTCAGCGGGCCGCCATGGATCGCCGGACGACGATGAAGCGGGTGGCCGAAGTCGTGCTGGAAACGCTCGGCGGCGAGTCCGACGGGGAGTCCGGCTAG
- a CDS encoding adenylate/guanylate cyclase domain-containing protein — MVARKCGAPPSEPDGSTRPDCKAAVRAKNRARNDHYADSHDRRVRVLNINAMMAVVISLLFGILGIWAGTFAQRTQVITLIAAMIFLTVPWLHRFGELVAPLTYIVSAYLVIFFICWEVGTGSGVQYYYVANASLVVLQLGIERVGLAALLAAVGAGLVITLQFLVPRSTGLEQPWAERTSFIITTISACTMAVVTVWFALRDTKRAEAVMESEYERSEALLANMLPASVADRLKEPERDVIADRYEEASVLFADMVGFTERASSTAPCDLVKFLDRLYSAFDELVDKHGLEKIKVSGDSYMVVSGVPRPRPDHVQALADFALDMVATATKIQDAQGDPVPIRVGFAMGTVVAGVVGSRRFFYDVWGDAVNVAARMESTDSVGQIQVPEDVYQRLKDEFVLRERGRIEVKGKGVMHTWYLIGRKPGAAEADDMTADAPQTSHGATV; from the coding sequence GTGGTGGCTAGGAAATGCGGTGCCCCACCAAGTGAGCCGGATGGCTCGACACGCCCGGACTGTAAAGCGGCGGTGCGGGCCAAGAATCGCGCCCGCAACGATCACTACGCCGATAGCCACGACCGCCGTGTCCGGGTGCTCAATATCAACGCCATGATGGCGGTGGTCATCAGCCTGCTCTTCGGGATCCTGGGCATCTGGGCCGGAACGTTCGCCCAGCGAACCCAGGTGATCACCCTCATCGCCGCGATGATCTTCCTCACGGTCCCGTGGCTGCACCGCTTCGGGGAATTGGTTGCGCCGCTTACCTACATCGTCTCGGCGTATCTCGTCATCTTCTTCATCTGCTGGGAGGTCGGCACCGGCTCCGGCGTCCAGTACTACTACGTCGCGAACGCGAGCCTGGTGGTGTTGCAGCTCGGCATCGAGCGCGTCGGCCTGGCCGCTCTGCTGGCAGCCGTCGGCGCCGGACTGGTGATCACCCTGCAGTTCCTGGTCCCCCGCTCGACCGGGCTCGAGCAGCCCTGGGCCGAGCGGACGAGCTTCATCATCACGACCATCTCGGCCTGCACGATGGCGGTGGTCACGGTGTGGTTCGCGCTGCGGGACACCAAGCGCGCCGAGGCCGTCATGGAGTCCGAGTACGAGCGCTCGGAAGCCCTGTTGGCCAACATGTTGCCGGCCAGCGTCGCCGACCGCCTCAAAGAACCCGAGCGCGACGTCATCGCCGACCGCTACGAGGAAGCCTCGGTGTTGTTCGCCGACATGGTCGGCTTCACCGAGCGCGCCAGCTCCACCGCACCGTGCGACCTCGTCAAGTTCCTCGACCGCCTCTACAGCGCGTTCGACGAACTGGTGGACAAGCACGGACTGGAGAAGATCAAAGTCAGCGGGGACTCCTACATGGTCGTCAGCGGCGTCCCGCGACCCCGGCCCGACCACGTGCAAGCACTGGCCGACTTTGCCCTCGACATGGTCGCTACCGCCACGAAAATCCAAGACGCACAAGGCGACCCGGTGCCGATCCGAGTCGGCTTCGCAATGGGCACCGTGGTCGCCGGCGTCGTGGGGTCGCGGCGTTTCTTCTACGACGTGTGGGGTGACGCGGTCAACGTCGCGGCCCGGATGGAATCGACCGACTCCGTGGGCCAGATTCAAGTGCCCGAGGACGTTTACCAGCGCCTGAAGGACGAGTTCGTGCTGCGGGAGCGTGGCCGGATCGAGGTCAAAGGCAAAGGCGTCATGCACACCTGGTACCTGATCGGTCGCAAGCCGGGAGCGGCCGAAGCCGATGATATGACCGCCGACGCACCCCAAACATCCCACGGCGCCACGGTCTAA
- the polA gene encoding DNA polymerase I — protein sequence MLLDGNSLAFRAFYALPAENFKTRGGLTTNAVYGFTAMLINLLRDEAPTHVAAAFDVSRQTFRLERYPEYKAGRSETPDEFRGQIDITKEVLNALGITVLAEPGFEADDLIATLATQAENEGYRVLVVTGDRDALQLVSDDVTVLYPRKGVSELTRFTPDAVVEKYGLTPTQYPDFAALRGDPSDNLPGIPGVGEKTASKWIVEYGSLQGLVDNVDSVRGKVGDALRAHLANVIRNRELTDLVKDVPLAQTPDTLRLLPWDRDHIHRLFDDLEFRVLRDRLFDTLAAVEPEVDEGFDVRGGALEAGQLAVWLAEHSSGKRFGLAVVGTHLAYDADATALAIVSSDGEGRYIDTSTLDPDDEAALASWLADPGPPKALHEAKLAMHDLAGRGWTLAGVTSDTALAAYLVRPGQRSFSLDDLSLRYLRRELRAETAEQQQLSLLDDSEGVDDQAVQTLILRAVAVLDLADALDEELARINSTSLLEGMELPVQRVLAGMEHVGIAVDLPRLSELQSDFAAQIRDAAEAAYEVIGKQINLGSPKQLQTVLFDELGMPKTKRTKTGYTTDADALQSLFDKTGHPFLQHLLAHRDATRLKVTVDGLLNAVASDGRIHTTFNQTIAATGRLSSTEPNLQNIPIRTEAGRRIRDAFVVGDGYAELMTADYSQIEMRIMAHLSGDEGLIEAFNTGEDLHSFVASRAFGVPIEEVTPELRRRVKAMSYGLAYGLSAYGLSAQLKISTEEAKDQMDQYFARFGGVRDYLMNVVEQARKDGYTSTVFGRRRYLPELDSSNRQVREAAERAALNAPIQGSAADIIKVAMIEVDKAIKEAGLKSRMLLQVHDELLFEIAPGEREQVEELARDKMGAAYPLDVPLEVSVGYGRSWDNAAH from the coding sequence ATGTTGCTGGACGGCAATTCGCTGGCCTTTCGGGCGTTCTACGCGCTGCCCGCGGAGAACTTCAAGACCCGCGGCGGCCTGACCACCAACGCGGTCTACGGCTTCACCGCCATGCTGATCAACCTGTTGCGCGACGAGGCCCCGACGCACGTCGCCGCGGCGTTCGACGTGTCCCGGCAGACGTTCCGGCTGGAGCGCTACCCGGAGTACAAGGCCGGCCGATCGGAGACCCCCGACGAGTTTCGCGGGCAGATCGACATCACCAAGGAAGTGCTGAACGCGCTGGGCATCACCGTGCTCGCCGAGCCCGGATTCGAAGCCGACGACCTGATCGCGACGCTGGCCACCCAGGCCGAGAACGAGGGCTACCGCGTGCTGGTGGTCACCGGCGACCGCGACGCCCTGCAATTGGTCAGCGACGACGTGACGGTGCTGTATCCGCGCAAGGGCGTCAGCGAACTCACCCGCTTCACCCCGGACGCCGTCGTCGAGAAGTACGGGCTGACGCCCACCCAATACCCCGACTTCGCCGCGCTGCGTGGCGATCCCAGCGACAACCTGCCCGGCATTCCCGGCGTGGGAGAGAAGACCGCATCCAAGTGGATCGTCGAGTACGGGTCGCTGCAGGGCCTGGTCGACAACGTCGACTCGGTGCGCGGCAAGGTGGGCGACGCGCTGCGGGCCCATCTGGCCAATGTCATCCGCAACCGCGAGCTCACCGATCTCGTCAAAGACGTGCCGCTGGCGCAAACCCCGGACACGCTGCGGCTGCTGCCGTGGGATCGCGACCACATCCACCGGCTGTTCGACGATCTCGAGTTCCGGGTCCTGCGCGACCGGTTGTTCGACACGCTGGCCGCCGTCGAGCCCGAAGTGGACGAGGGATTCGACGTGCGCGGCGGCGCGCTGGAGGCCGGTCAGCTGGCCGTGTGGCTGGCCGAACACAGCTCAGGCAAGCGGTTCGGCCTGGCCGTCGTCGGCACCCACCTGGCGTACGACGCCGACGCCACCGCGCTGGCCATCGTGTCCTCCGACGGCGAGGGCCGCTACATCGACACCTCGACGCTGGATCCCGACGATGAGGCGGCGCTGGCGTCCTGGCTGGCCGACCCCGGCCCGCCCAAGGCGCTGCACGAAGCCAAGCTCGCGATGCACGACCTCGCCGGGCGGGGCTGGACGCTGGCCGGCGTCACCTCGGATACCGCGCTGGCGGCCTACCTGGTGCGGCCCGGGCAGCGCAGCTTCTCCCTCGACGACCTGTCGCTGCGCTACCTGCGCCGTGAGCTGCGCGCCGAAACGGCTGAGCAGCAACAACTTTCGCTTCTCGACGACTCCGAGGGGGTCGACGACCAGGCGGTGCAGACGCTGATCCTGCGCGCCGTTGCGGTGCTGGACCTGGCCGATGCGCTGGACGAGGAGCTGGCCCGGATCAACTCCACGTCGCTGTTGGAGGGCATGGAGCTGCCGGTGCAACGGGTGCTGGCGGGGATGGAGCACGTCGGCATCGCGGTGGATCTGCCGCGACTGTCCGAGCTGCAAAGCGATTTCGCGGCCCAGATCCGCGACGCGGCCGAGGCGGCCTACGAGGTGATCGGCAAGCAGATCAACCTGGGCTCGCCAAAGCAGTTGCAGACGGTGCTTTTCGACGAGCTGGGCATGCCGAAGACCAAGCGCACCAAGACCGGCTACACCACCGACGCGGACGCCCTGCAGTCGCTGTTCGACAAGACCGGCCATCCGTTCCTGCAGCATCTGCTCGCCCATCGCGATGCCACCCGGCTCAAGGTCACCGTCGACGGGCTGCTCAATGCGGTCGCCTCGGACGGGCGTATCCACACCACGTTCAACCAGACCATCGCCGCGACCGGCCGGTTGTCGTCGACCGAGCCGAATCTGCAGAACATTCCGATCCGCACCGAGGCCGGCCGGCGCATCCGCGACGCGTTCGTGGTCGGCGACGGCTATGCCGAGCTGATGACCGCCGACTACAGCCAGATCGAGATGCGGATCATGGCGCACTTGTCCGGCGACGAGGGACTGATCGAGGCGTTCAACACCGGCGAAGACCTGCACTCGTTCGTCGCGTCCCGGGCATTCGGCGTGCCGATCGAGGAGGTCACGCCCGAGCTGCGCCGCCGGGTCAAGGCGATGTCGTACGGCCTGGCCTACGGGTTGAGCGCCTACGGGTTGTCCGCCCAGCTCAAGATCTCCACCGAAGAGGCCAAAGATCAGATGGACCAATACTTCGCCCGGTTCGGCGGAGTCCGCGACTACCTGATGAACGTCGTCGAGCAGGCCCGCAAGGACGGCTACACCTCCACCGTGTTCGGCCGCCGGCGTTATCTGCCCGAGCTGGACAGCAGCAATCGCCAGGTCCGCGAGGCCGCCGAGCGGGCGGCGCTCAACGCACCCATCCAGGGCAGCGCGGCCGACATCATCAAGGTGGCGATGATCGAGGTCGACAAGGCCATCAAGGAAGCCGGGCTCAAGTCACGCATGTTGTTGCAGGTCCACGACGAATTGCTGTTCGAAATCGCCCCCGGCGAGCGTGAACAGGTCGAAGAGCTGGCCCGCGACAAGATGGGCGCCGCCTATCCGCTGGACGTTCCGCTCGAGGTTTCCGTCGGCTACGGCCGCAGCTGGGACAACGCGGCCCATTAG
- a CDS encoding lipid-transfer protein, with translation MSTPEPLYILGAGMHPWGKWGRDFTEYGVVAARAALAEAGLDWQQIQLVAGADTIRNGYPGFIAGSTFAQKLGWNGVPVSSSYAACASGSQALQSARAHILAGFCDVALVIGADTTPKGAFAPVGGERKNDPDWQRFHLIGAMNPVYFALLARRRMDLYGATSEDFAQVKVKNSQHGLQNPNARYRKESSVEDVLASPVVSDPLRQLDICATSDGAAALIVASAEFARKHLGSLDGVPSVRAVSTVTPQYPQHLPELPDIATDSTAVVPGPERVFKDQILDAAYAEAGIGPEDVSLAEVYDLSTALELDWYEHLGLCPKGEAEQLLRSGATAIGGKVPVNPSGGLACFGEAIPAQAIAQVCELTWQLRGQATGRQVENAKVGVTANQGLFGHGSSVIVAR, from the coding sequence ATGAGCACACCCGAACCGCTGTACATCCTCGGCGCCGGGATGCACCCCTGGGGGAAGTGGGGCCGCGACTTCACCGAATACGGCGTCGTCGCCGCGCGCGCCGCGCTGGCCGAGGCCGGGCTGGACTGGCAGCAGATCCAACTGGTCGCCGGCGCCGACACCATCCGCAACGGCTACCCGGGCTTCATCGCCGGGTCGACGTTCGCGCAGAAGCTCGGCTGGAACGGCGTGCCGGTCAGCTCGAGCTACGCCGCCTGCGCCAGCGGTTCGCAGGCGCTGCAAAGCGCGCGTGCACACATTCTGGCCGGGTTCTGCGACGTCGCGCTGGTGATCGGCGCCGACACCACGCCGAAGGGGGCGTTCGCCCCGGTGGGTGGGGAACGCAAGAACGACCCCGACTGGCAGCGGTTCCACCTGATCGGCGCGATGAACCCGGTGTACTTCGCGCTGCTCGCGCGCCGGCGGATGGACCTCTACGGCGCGACGTCGGAGGACTTCGCCCAGGTGAAGGTCAAGAACTCCCAGCACGGCCTGCAGAACCCGAATGCCCGCTACCGCAAGGAATCCTCGGTCGAGGACGTGCTGGCCAGCCCGGTGGTCTCCGACCCGCTGCGGCAACTCGACATCTGCGCCACCTCCGACGGCGCCGCGGCGCTGATCGTGGCCAGCGCCGAGTTCGCCCGCAAGCACCTCGGCTCGCTCGACGGCGTGCCCTCGGTGCGTGCGGTCAGCACAGTGACGCCGCAGTATCCCCAGCATCTGCCCGAATTGCCGGACATCGCAACGGATTCCACCGCGGTGGTGCCCGGGCCGGAGCGGGTGTTCAAGGATCAGATCCTCGACGCGGCCTACGCCGAAGCCGGTATCGGCCCCGAGGACGTGAGCCTGGCCGAGGTCTACGACCTGTCCACCGCGCTGGAGCTCGACTGGTACGAGCACCTGGGGCTGTGCCCCAAGGGCGAGGCCGAGCAGTTGCTGCGCAGTGGCGCGACGGCCATTGGCGGCAAGGTGCCGGTGAATCCCTCCGGCGGGCTGGCGTGTTTCGGCGAGGCCATCCCGGCCCAGGCGATCGCTCAGGTCTGCGAGCTGACCTGGCAGCTGCGTGGCCAGGCCACCGGCCGGCAGGTGGAGAACGCCAAGGTCGGCGTCACGGCGAATCAGGGCCTCTTTGGCCACGGTTCGTCGGTCATCGTCGCCCGCTAG
- a CDS encoding cytochrome ubiquinol oxidase subunit I yields MNVVDISRWQFGITTVYHFIFVPLTIGLAPLIAVMQTVWVATGNTAWYRLTKFFGKLFLINFAIGVATGIVQEFQFGMNWSEYSRFVGDIFGAPLAMEGLAAFFFESTFLGLWIFGWSRLPKLVHLACIWIVAISVNVSAFFIISANSFMQHPVGAHYNPATRRAELDSIGALLGNNTARAAFSHAVNGSLLTAATFVAAVSAWWLIRAKKTADLDLGAVFRPAAILGCWVALFATVGLFFTGDLQGKLMFQQQPMKMASAESLCDTQTDPDFSILTLGRHNNCDSITRVIEVPYVLPFLAESKFTGVTLQGVRDIQKASEHKFGPNDYRPNLFVTYWSFRMMIGLMAIPVLFALTTLWLTRGGRNPTQSWFSWFALLTIPTPFLANSAGWVFTEMGRQPWLVVPNPTGDQQVRLTVSQGVSDHASGMVVTSLVTFTLVYAVLAVIWFWLLKRYIVEGPLEHDAEPAPPKGPGDDEVAPLSFAY; encoded by the coding sequence ATGAATGTCGTCGACATTTCGCGGTGGCAGTTCGGTATCACCACCGTCTACCACTTCATCTTTGTGCCGCTCACGATCGGCCTGGCCCCGTTGATCGCGGTCATGCAGACCGTCTGGGTGGCCACCGGCAATACCGCGTGGTATCGCCTGACCAAGTTCTTCGGCAAGCTGTTCCTGATCAACTTCGCGATCGGGGTGGCCACCGGGATCGTGCAGGAATTCCAGTTCGGCATGAACTGGAGCGAGTACTCGCGGTTCGTCGGCGACATCTTCGGTGCCCCACTCGCGATGGAAGGCCTGGCCGCCTTCTTCTTCGAATCCACCTTCCTCGGGTTGTGGATCTTCGGCTGGAGCCGACTGCCGAAGTTGGTGCACCTGGCCTGCATTTGGATCGTTGCCATCTCGGTCAACGTGTCCGCGTTCTTCATCATCTCGGCGAATTCGTTCATGCAGCATCCGGTCGGCGCGCATTACAACCCCGCGACGCGGCGCGCCGAACTGGACAGCATCGGGGCACTACTCGGCAATAACACTGCGCGAGCGGCATTTTCGCATGCGGTCAACGGTTCACTGCTGACCGCGGCCACCTTCGTTGCCGCCGTGAGCGCCTGGTGGCTGATTCGCGCGAAGAAGACCGCCGACCTAGACCTCGGTGCGGTGTTTCGCCCGGCGGCGATCCTGGGTTGCTGGGTGGCGCTGTTCGCCACCGTCGGGCTGTTCTTCACCGGCGACCTACAGGGCAAGCTGATGTTCCAGCAGCAGCCGATGAAAATGGCGTCGGCCGAATCCTTGTGCGACACCCAGACCGATCCGGACTTCTCCATCCTGACACTCGGTAGGCACAACAACTGCGACAGCATCACCCGCGTGATCGAGGTGCCCTACGTCTTGCCGTTCCTCGCCGAAAGCAAGTTCACCGGGGTGACATTGCAGGGCGTGCGCGACATCCAAAAAGCCTCCGAGCACAAGTTCGGGCCGAATGACTACCGGCCCAACCTGTTCGTTACCTATTGGTCGTTCCGCATGATGATTGGTCTGATGGCGATCCCGGTGCTGTTCGCGCTCACCACCTTGTGGCTCACGCGTGGCGGCCGTAACCCCACCCAATCGTGGTTCTCCTGGTTCGCACTGCTGACCATCCCCACCCCGTTCCTGGCCAACAGCGCCGGATGGGTATTCACCGAAATGGGCCGCCAGCCTTGGCTTGTGGTGCCGAACCCGACCGGCGACCAGCAGGTGCGGTTGACGGTCAGCCAGGGCGTGTCGGATCACGCGTCGGGCATGGTCGTCACCTCACTGGTGACGTTCACTCTGGTCTACGCGGTGCTCGCGGTCATCTGGTTCTGGCTGTTGAAGCGCTACATCGTCGAGGGACCGCTGGAACACGACGCGGAGCCCGCACCGCCGAAAGGCCCCGGCGATGACGAAGTCGCCCCGTTGTCGTTTGCCTACTGA